In Pempheris klunzingeri isolate RE-2024b chromosome 5, fPemKlu1.hap1, whole genome shotgun sequence, the DNA window GTTCATTTATACAGTCCAAACAGCAGCTTTGGAGGCACATGGACACTTGTAGTGTTGGGTTTGACTAAGGAGCAGGTACGTGACACTTCCtcacatatatttatatttattattgtctCAGGAATATACTTTGCTGCTGCATCTGATTTACTGTCTGTATACAGTTTTGAAAAAGACAGATTAAAGGTTCAAGTTTTATCAAACTCAGGCAAACTGTGACTTTCtgagcttaaaaaaaacattcaagtcAGCTGAAAGAGAACAAAGGATATACGAGGAGATATATGAGGAGATATTTCACTTTACAACCCCTCTCCATGTAAAGCCATCCATTGGGCGACAGTGGAGTCGaggccttcagcagctcctccccAAGTTTTTATGACACGGTGAATTTGCTGTGATTCCTGCCATACCACAGGGTGAATGGGTATGAGTGTAATTCCACACTGTGAGGTTGGACAATGCCTGGAGTGCAGCAGCTGGCCTGTCCTGCCATTCGACTGAGAATAGGCTCAGGTCTACCTGGTACCGCTGCCAGATTAGGTTCCCTCTCAGCTTTCTGCTGTACAATGCAGGAGCAACCTGAGCTCAGTTACGCTAATGCATGTCATTCTGCTTAATACTACGTCAGAATGTCTAATAGCTGttccaaagtgtgtgtgtgtgtgtgtgtgtgtgtgtgtgtgttttgctctgttGCTCTCAGTGTACATTGATAGTTGGGTTCTCTCTGTGACATTATTAGAATACTTTGTGGCCTATGaattttgaatgtatttatttatagaatTATGAATTTTCAATTGCATCAACTCTCAATGATCCCATCTGGATGAAAATTCTGAGCTTTGTGTGAAATACATGCTGAGTGAAGGAATTTAtaggatttatttttattatttatttaaaaatagctTTACCACAAAAAAAGCATTTACTCAAGTGCAGAAGGATTATGTGCAAAATGTTCTTAAAGCAGCTATAGTCAGTATTTTCCTAATAACAGTGGCTCAAGTGACTATGTGTATGTGAAAGGGCTCTCTTGTAGAGATGAATCCACAGAGTTATCACCCCGACTCAGCTGCTCCCCTTCAGCTCTACAGAGTATTTTAGCGTTTCACCGTTTTGATTTGCTCTCACCACTAAAAGCAGTGACTTACTTGCATCAGGTGACcacaaacacgactccaaatgaatgatgattttgctctgtgtgtgctagATTTGTGCacaaacaactatttgctaacATATTGTATGTAGAAGGCCATGATACGCCAGCATTATGGTTGCAGTTTACTTCTGAGGCCCACAAGTAGCCAACAACAATTCAGATTCAAGTATAAACTGCTATAtcataattaatattttttattattatgttatctTGAATGTATTGCAGTCCTTtagtgttgctgtttgtttgtggagATAATCTACACAACTTCATATAGTTGAATTTATAAGATTACATGATATTTATAACATAAATGTGAATCTTAATCTGCAAATCAACTAATAATCATAGCTGGTTTTAAAAGTAGTTGAGAATTAGTAAAGAGTAcattctgaaatgtagtggagcagagATATAGAATACTTTCAAATGGAAATGATTtagtacaagtacctcagaacTTATTATTGTTATAGCGTGGCTTAACaaagcatactgtatgtgtccatcaatatcaatatcagagTACAAATTATATGATCAATGATATCAGCATCTTGTGTACCTGGCTGATGAAAATGCCTTGTTTTGTCAACTATTTTCAGGTTTCTTCAGACGCAGCATAACAAAGAATGCTGTGTACAAATGCAAGAGCGGTGGAAACTGTGAGATGGACATGTACATGCGCAGGAAATGCCAGGAGTGTCGGCTGAGAAAGTGCAAGGAGATGGGCATGCTGGCTGAATGTGAGTATCTCTGATCGGTGAGAGACCAGAACAATCGATGATCAATACAACAGGGAATTGAATAATTGGTGACATATTTCTACTTGCTTTCATGCATCAATTCAAACTGATTCGTAGCGTCCACGTGCATCAGCATTACTGTCTGTTCAGTGGATTCAAGAAAGGCTGTCAAAAGCTGCCGTGGTGAAGCCCTCATTTTCTATTCTGACATGGCCTGTTGAATTTTATGGGGGAATCGAATGTCACATATCAGACAATAGAAAGCTCCAGCTTTTGTTCCTGTTACAGGAATAGAAAATGTGAACATGCACCCCTGAAGTCCTTGGAGGATTATTAGTTATTGGGTCTATTAAGAGCTGTCAGTTGAAAAGAGCAGGAGGACGGACTGGACTCCTGTTGCTCATAAATAGTGCAGGCAAGTTGTGATGAATATTGCAGGCTGGCAGGCATTCATGGCTCTACCTGCTGGTAGCAATGCTGGTGGCAATAACTCCACAAATTAGTCATTTTTCTGGTTATAGTGTGAAAAGTCACATACTACTTCATCACTCCCCTCTTCTGACTGTCCTACCaagtctaaagagcaccagttTTCAAACTGAATTTACAAAGTTGAATAGAAATGTACAAGGACTAACAAGGATGTACCTCCATGCATTATTGTTAGAACAAGTTATCCTTTTAAAGGGTGGTgaagtgaaaatatatttaccCTCAATGGAAAATGCACTGCAGCAAAAGTGAAAGGGCActaattgaaaatgaacatgtagttataaaacagaaattaaatagTAGAATTGAATGACACTGATATGTATGGATCATGTTACAGTGGATATGATACATGATGTTGAAATATTAATGGCAGTAAATTATGAAGGTATAATTAAGAATCTCACCTCACTAGTCATTCTGAGCAGCATTTGATCTAATGTTAAAATACAACTTTAATATGGCCTCATGATAACAATGTAAAGTGTAAATGCTGTTGAATAAAGAGCTGTGAGGTACTTAACACACATAGTGAAGCCTTCATCACCGCTGGCAGGCCTGCTGACAGAGATCCAGTGTAAATCCAAAAGGCTGCGAAAGAACACCAAGGCCTCCCCGGGACAGTCGCCTGGAGACGAGACAGAGGGCGCAGAccacacagacagcaaacaggTCACCTCAACCACCAAACTGTCAAAGGTGATCACAGCCTCTGCCCCATCAGTCACCGATTCTCTCATTTGAACTGTGGCAAAAAGTGTGTCACAGTTGTTATGTCCGTTTTCTGTTTGTATGCAGGAAAAAGTTGAAATCACCAAAGAACAGCAGGCGCTCATGAAGGTCATTGTAGACGCTTACAACACACATCAAATTCCTCAAGATGTGGCCAAAAAACTGGTATATACTCAAATTACTTTTCTTTGAACTAGTGCAGTTACTGACATTAAAAGATGCAACAGATGTGTAGAAAAAGATCCTGAGCTCGGACATGACAACATGCTCCGATCTCTGATGCTGCTGTAGCCACTACATGTAGATGCTAACCTACAGCGTGAGTGACTTTATGCAGCTTAGTCTGTCTTCTCATCTTTTTCTGTGATGTTCGCTCTTGTTGTTTCCAGCTACAAGAACAGTACAGTGCAGAGGAAAACTTCCTCCTATTGACGGAAATGGCAACAAGTCAAGTTCAAGTTCTGGTGGAGTTCACAAAAAATATTCCAGGTATTGTTTTTTAGTTTGCAAATCCTTtagaatacaaacacaaaaacagacaagtgttttttgctgtgtgtaatgaatggtGTGATGCCTCTGGcaggctttctctctctggatcGGGAGGATCAGATCGCTCTACTGAAGGGTTCGGCTGTGGAAGCCATGTTTCTGCGCTCGGCTCAGGTTTTCAGCAGGAAGATGCCCAGCGGACACACAGAAGTTCTGGAGGAGAGGATACGCAAGAGTGGTGAGTCAACAGAAGAGATGCACAGAAATGTAAAGCGCTGTCTGACACACCATACTGTGCTTTTGGCACTCAAACTCAAACTATTGTCCTCTTAACTTTCATCACTCAGAATAATCCACGTGATCCAAGTGTGAAATTAGAATATGTTTCTTAATTCATGACCTTTGAGAGTCTCACTCCTTTGCTGTAACCTGCTGGATGCACATGCAGCATCGTGACTTCTTTAGATCCACCTGCAGGCATGCAGCCGAGTCTAGTCAGATCCTCCTTTAATAATTGATCTGCACGATCTGTGATGCGGCTGGGTTGCTATGTACTGACCTGTTGATCTCTGGCTGGGTGTAGgttacacgtacacacacacacacacactcactgggtACAGTTTCACCCTGTTTAAGCTTGAGTGCGAACCTGCAGGCCCTGCTCCTTTGTAGCTTTGGGCTTGAACTGACTGTTTTTGCAGCCTCTTTATgtacacatacagtggggcaaaaaagtatttagtcagccaccaattgtgcaagttctcccacttaaaaagatgagagaggcctgtaattttcatcataggtacacttcaactatgagagacaaaatgagaaaaaaaaaaaaaatccagaaaatcacattgtctgatttttaaagaatttatttgcaaattatggtggaaaataagtatttggtcaataacaaaagttcatctcaatactttgttatataccctttgttggcaatgacagaggtcaaacgctttctgtaagtcttcacaaggttttcacacactgttgctggtattttggcccattcctccacgcagatctcctctagagcagtgatgttttggggctgtcgctgggcaacacagactttcaactccctccaaagattttctatggggttgagatctggagactggctaggccactccaggaccttgaaatgcttcttacgaagccactccttcgttgcccgggtggtgtgtttgggatcattgtcatgctgaaagacccagccacgtttcatcttcaatgcccttgctgatggaaggaggttttcaggatacatggccccattcattctttcttttacacggatcagtcgtcctggtccctttgcagaaaaacagccccaaagcatgatgtttccacccccatgcttcacagtaggtatggtgttctttggatgcaactcagcattctttctcctccaaacacgacaagttgagtttttaccaaaaagttctattttggtttcatctgaccatatgaaattctcccaatcctcttctggatcatccaaatgctctctagcaaacttcagacgggcctggacatgtactggcttaagcagggggacacgtctggcactgcaggatttgagtccctggcggcgtagtgtgttactgatggtagcctttgttactttggtcccagctctctgcaggtcattcactaggtccccccgtgtggttctaggatttttgctcaccgttcttgtgatcattttgaccccacggggtgagatcttgcatggagccccagatcgagggagattatcagtggtcttatatgtcttccattttctaataattgctcccacagttgatttcttcacaccaagctgcttacctattgcagattcagtcttcccagcctggtgcaggtctacaattttgtttctggtgtcctttgacagctctttggtcttggccatagtggagtttggagtgtgactgtttgaggttgtggacaggtgtcttttatactgataacgagttcaaacaggtgccattaatacaggtaacgagtggaggacaaaggagcctcttaaagaagaagttacaggtctgtgagagccagaagtcttgcttgtttgtaggtgaccaaatacttattttaccgaggaatttaccaattaattcattaaaaatcctacaatgtgatttcctggattctttccccccattctgtctctcatagttgaagtgtacctgtgatgaaaattacaggcctctctcatctttttaagtgggagaacttgcacaattggtggctgactaaatacttttttgccccactgtatatccCATATCACAGAGTTTACTGTTTGGTGGATTTAGAAAATCATTTATATGTATGCAAGGTGTCATTGTGTCAACCAGGCTGGACAGTTAGACAGACAGCGGCAGTGAtggcaagagtgtgtgtgactcactgGGTCCCTCGGTGCAGCTCTGCTGTGAATGGTGGGGATAAGAGATATTCACACTAAAGGCCAGTCTGGGAGAATAAGGGAGCAAAGCTGTCTGAAGAGACCATTGTTCCTTATCAAAACATCAAGAGTGCCAttgtcctcttctctccctctgagccCCACTGGCATTTCTGAATGCTTGATGATGTGTCCGAGCAGACAGGCACCCCCTGCTAGTTTGAAGTGCGTCGAAAGATGGAACTGTTGCCCGTGTGCAAGAGCAAACTGAATGCAAACATTTGAAATTATATAGAGAGCAATCTGTTATAATCATCCTTGTTTATCATTGAATGGATGCCACTTAGGTTCATAAatacattatacagtatattcataaGCATAGTTATGTTCTCTCATGTCCTCTTATATCCtcatccctcctcttctccagtTAACACACACCTCTGTACAGGACAGTACTGTGCAGCACACCTCTGACCCTCAGTTAGTGTTTGCACCACTGAGAAATCAGTGTGGCCAGCTGTTAATGTTAAAAGCAGCCCTTTGAATCTAATCTGAGGAGAAACATATATATTATAGGTTATCATTGAGTTCAGTGTGGGATTTATAGGCAAGGAAATGTACTGTAGATGACATGCTGTCTCGTAGATTAGGCCCGGTTCAGCTGGGAATCAAGGAACCTGTGCGACCACTTCTCcttggatgatgatgatgtacaGAAATGGTTAGAAATGCATTCTGCTTGTGTTAAAAATAACACCAGGATGCTTCTGTCTAGGTACTGTGGATGATCGTATAGGTGAACATGCAGAACAATGCAGATCAGGGAGGACTGTTGATTAAATGTCCTGGCTCAAAGTGCAGACTGTTGTGTAAGCCGGgctcttccttcctctgtgaTGTTCTCCACATGCTTGTGCCTGCTGTGTATGTTCTAACCTCTTATCTTTGGTCTGGACTAGGGCTTTATTAATGTAGTGCTGTATATGTGCTGAAACTGCTGTAAGTAATTACACCAGGGCGTAAAAGACAGCTCATTACATTGTTATCACTGATCCAACATCTGTACTTGACTTTACCTTATCATAGAGGTTTTCAAGGACATTTACTTGTGCCCATTCACTATGAATATttagaaatttttttttttattctgcaggAATATCAGAGGAATTCATCACACCCCTGTTCAACTTTTACAAAAGCATCGGTGAACTCCACATGGTGCAGGAGGAACAGGCTCTCCTCACCACCATAACCATTCTGACGCCAGGTGAGCCAGCACCCACAGCTCTCAATGATCCAGGAGTATTTTGAAAAGTGGGTTTGTTTTTCCCGACACTCTCTCTACCCCTCCTTCCAGATCGGCCTTACGTGAAGGATCAGCAGGCTGTTGAGAGACTTCAGGAGACCGTGCTTGACGTGCTGAGGAAGCTGTGTGTCCTGCAGCATTCGCAGGAGCCGCAGTACTTTGCTCGTCTCCTGGGCCGCTTGACGGAGTTGAGAACACTCAACCACTACCACGCAGAGATGCTCACATCCTGGAGGATGAACGACCACAAATTTACCCCACTGCTCTGTGAGATCTGGGATGTGCAGTGACACGCCGGGAGAGGTGAAGGGAGCGGTGACATAAGGATGATGACATGAACGTTTCAACTTGCGAGACAAAGTCAGGGTCCAACTGCAGTGCATATTTATATTGGATGATGTCTGGAATCAAATCCCTGCCCAAACTGTTTGCCTGAACTTGATGGCATTAGTCGTGTATTGACTcagttcactgttcactgtagagtattgtttgtgtttactCTGCTCGTCATAGTGCCTGTTTACTGTGTGATTCTTGAGACTTGTGTCATTGTTGAGATGTTTGAGAATAACTTTGTAGATCATTTAAAAGATCCTGAGGTCCTAGCGtgaatcagtcagtcagtcagtacaaACACTGGAACATATTCAAAGCAAAGACGGTGCTCATAAGAAGTGTAAAGTTTAGATTACATTGAGTTTAACAATgggttcatttattttttatttgtagtgtAACACATAGTACTCATTACATGTAGATGgtgtaaatatgcaaaaacTGTATGTTCGGcctcagtaaataaaaaaaaaaagatgacatctGGTTTTCCATTGTgcagtggcgggccgttcattttacacctgggccttcagtggcatcctacctgaatcaaaccacctcttaataccatcattatgacgccacagctatagaaaccatcaatattatacagaaaggcagtataacgGGACGTTGCAttgcagacaggtatctcatgctggagaatgaatgtcatcactaaagcaagaaacccaattaaaagaattcaacaagtctcctttcactgcagccacagctgtgctgctgtgcacctgctccatatacatcaaacactctaaccaccgactcggctccaaacacagagccTGTAAACCAAAGGTATCGCttgtagttgctgacctgaaagtggcggacaaacccttttcccggctgggacaggcttgctagcttcggggtgggccggcatttcctcaaaatgttgaacttttcttggaaagtccgccttgaaaatggatttctaagtagatctgtgaccaaattaacatcttctcccccgtcagccattgtgggttaaaaaaaactgctattaatacttacgattatgataaagttttagcttgtgcaggtcgctacagataagaattgctagctttggctaagctctctgactgacattgcgatgtattttaagctacgggcgcctgcacttttgattctgaaggcctcagggcagatttctttgaccctggcaacacatgatggctgaaatatgattggataaaagctctaacataaacatacactgctggaaacACCCCAgtccagagacacagagacacactatgaaatgaagagcatagactattaggaataatctaaaatgattaatgggaaaatattaaaacgtaaatcagtgattctgagtttaggccagcagagaaggccttgctggccctgacggcccaccactgcaTTTGTGTAATCTGCAACATCAACTAACAAAACAGTGACTTTTGTGCCTTATTTATGCCTAATTTACTAATATTTCATTCCAGAACAAATGCTCCCCCATTAAAGGAccatgtctgtttgtgtttttgcatgtttaagccaattttctataattaaagaatatttaaCATTACTGACCATTTTAATGTATTCCATTACAGTTATAAATTGGTTTggttcctctttctttctttctttctttctttgacagAGTGGTACCTGCCATTATTATCACAGTACTTGTTACTAATTGCAATAGTTATAGTAGAAATGGCACTGAAGCAGAGCTTTAATagctgcagcaccaccaccTGGTGTTGTTGCAGTAATAATAGTAGCTGTGTTGAGGATCCATGTTTTGAGCAGCAGACATTTACCTCAGTGTGAGAACTGTGAATATGaggagccacagcagcagccccaCACTTTGCATTTCGGCAGAGACAACAGAAAGTTAACTGACAGTGAGTTTCACTTGTACTCAGGGCAATATATTGTATCATTGGCATTAGAAGAATTAAGACCTTTTCAATTCATTGAAGTGTATGAATTTATTTAGTAATTCACTTGATATGCACACAAAGCATCAGAACAGATACAGATATATCCACATTATAAAAGTCCCATAGCATGACTGTCACTCCTCGTGACCATGATGTATCTCTAAATCTCATTTTTACAGTAGGAAAATGTTAATAAACTATACATCATTTACATAATTTTCTTGTTGCCATGTAATAATGATTTTTGCATGTAAAGAAGAAGAGGTTGTTATATTTGTGATGTCTCACAGCTAAACCCACAGAAATAACCATGTTGCCTGCTGGTCAGTGTCCATAATTGTATCCTTGCTCCATCTTGTGGAGTCATTTGGCAACAAATCTTATCCCTATTctcatttactgaaaaaaataaacaaaaccgTATAGAATCCGCATAGAAATAACCTACAGACTTTCTACAAAA includes these proteins:
- the nr1h4 gene encoding bile acid receptor isoform X1, with the protein product MEMAMVQTKPSRDILADQGSPLLQDSDILPFTSYPSMQYPSIEPPTPYYSSQSYYPQYNGDEWYSHMGIYELRKGPLEVSYDAEMEEVSAVVPAVCKRTRHMSQVGRVKGEELCVVCGDKASGYHYNALTCEGCKGFFRRSITKNAVYKCKSGGNCEMDMYMRRKCQECRLRKCKEMGMLAELKPSSPLAGLLTEIQCKSKRLRKNTKASPGQSPGDETEGADHTDSKQVTSTTKLSKEKVEITKEQQALMKVIVDAYNTHQIPQDVAKKLLQEQYSAEENFLLLTEMATSQVQVLVEFTKNIPGFLSLDREDQIALLKGSAVEAMFLRSAQVFSRKMPSGHTEVLEERIRKSGISEEFITPLFNFYKSIGELHMVQEEQALLTTITILTPDRPYVKDQQAVERLQETVLDVLRKLCVLQHSQEPQYFARLLGRLTELRTLNHYHAEMLTSWRMNDHKFTPLLCEIWDVQ
- the nr1h4 gene encoding bile acid receptor isoform X2; translated protein: MEMAMVQTKPSRDILADQGSPLLQDSDILPFTSYPSMQYPSIEPPTPYYSSQSYYPQYNGDEWYSHMGIYELRKGPLEVSYDAEMEEVSAVVPAVCKRTRHMSQVGRVKGEELCVVCGDKASGYHYNALTCEGCKGFFRRSITKNAVYKCKSGGNCEMDMYMRRKCQECRLRKCKEMGMLAECLLTEIQCKSKRLRKNTKASPGQSPGDETEGADHTDSKQVTSTTKLSKEKVEITKEQQALMKVIVDAYNTHQIPQDVAKKLLQEQYSAEENFLLLTEMATSQVQVLVEFTKNIPGFLSLDREDQIALLKGSAVEAMFLRSAQVFSRKMPSGHTEVLEERIRKSGISEEFITPLFNFYKSIGELHMVQEEQALLTTITILTPDRPYVKDQQAVERLQETVLDVLRKLCVLQHSQEPQYFARLLGRLTELRTLNHYHAEMLTSWRMNDHKFTPLLCEIWDVQ